The following coding sequences lie in one Colius striatus isolate bColStr4 chromosome 14, bColStr4.1.hap1, whole genome shotgun sequence genomic window:
- the PLEKHF1 gene encoding pleckstrin homology domain-containing family F member 1, protein MVDHLANTEINSQRIAAVENCFGASGQPLAVPGRVLLGEGILTKECRKKPKPRIFFLFNDILVYGSIVINKRKYNSQHIIPLEDVTLETLPDTLQMKNRWMIKTSKKSFVVSAASLTERKEWISHLEECIRHLLSKTGRQPSREHAAPWIPDKATDICMRCTQTKFSTLTRRHHCRKCGFVVCADCSRQRFLMPRLSPKPLRVCSLCYRQLLADEKKEAEAERRRPEPAPGYEPSSGDDSDKSDDDKAEQWPADTEFYTSEVSWSSFHS, encoded by the coding sequence ATGGTGGACCACCTTGCAAACACCGAGATCAACAGCCAGCGCATTGCTGCTGTGGAAAACTGCTTTGGGGCTTCTGGGCAGCCCTTAGCCGTGCCAGGAAGGGTCCTTCTAGGAGAAGGGATTTTAACCAAAGAATGCCGCAAGAAACCAAAGCCTCGCATATTCTTCCTGTTCAATGACATCCTTGTCTATGGCAGCATAGTCATCAACAAGAGGAAGTACAATTCCCAGCACATCATTCCTCTTGAAGATGTCACTTTGGAGACGCTGCCAGACACCTTGCAGATGAAGAACCGGTGGATGATTAAAACCTCCAAGAAGTCCTTCGTGGTTTCCGCGGCCTCCCTCACAGAGAGGAAGGAGTGGATCAGCCATCTGGAGGAGTGCATCAGGCACCTGCTGAGCAAGACAGGCCGGCAGCCTTCCAGGGAGCACGCGGCCCCCTGGATCCCTGACAAGGCCACGGACATCTGCATGCGCTGCACACAGACCAAGTTCTCCACGCTCACCCGGAGGCACCACTGCCGCAAGTGCGGCTTCGTCGTCTGCGCAGACTGCTCCCGGCAGCGCTTCCTGATGCCCAGGCTGTCCCCCAAGCCCCTGCGTGTCTGCAGCCTGTGctacaggcagctgctggcagatgagaagaaggaagcagaggcagaaaggaggcGGCCAGAGCCGGCCCCGGGCTATGAACCCTCCAGTGGCGACGACAGCGACAAGTCTGATGATGACAAAGCCGAGCAGTGGCCAGCAGACACAGAGTTTTATACCTCAGAGGTATCCTGGTCATCTTTCCATAGCTGA